The Clostridia bacterium genome contains the following window.
GATATCTTCCCCCGTGGCGTTGGCCGAGGAGTACAGCCGAATGGGCGCGGACGAGTTGGTCTTCTACGACATCACCGCTTCCTCGGACGGGCGCAAGATTTTCACCGACGTTCTTCGGGAGACCGCGCGCAACGTCTTCATCCCCCTCACCGTGGGCGGCGGCATCTACGAGGTCAAGGACTTCGACCGTGTGCTCAAATGCGGCGCGGACAAGGTCAGCGTCAATTCGGGCGCCATTCGCAACCCCTCGCTCATTCGCGAGGCCGCCAAGGTGTACGGCAACCAATGCGTGGTGCTGTCGGTGGACGTCAAGCGCGTCGACGGTCGCTTCACCGTCTTCGCCAAGGGCGGGCGCGAAAACACGGGGTTGGACGCGTTGGATTGGATACGCCGCGGCATAGACGACGGCGCGGGCGAGATTGTGCTCAATTCCATCGACACGGACGGGGTCAAAAACGGCTTCGACCTGGAGATGCTCCGGGCGGTGTGCGATATAAGCAACGTGCCCGTCATCGCGTCGGGCGGCGCGGGCTGTATAGACCACTTCATCACGTTGTTCAAGGCTTTGCCCAAGGTGGACGCGGGGCTTGCCGCCTCCATTTTCCACTTCGGCGAGGTCGCCATTCGGGACCTCAAGGCCGCCATGGCCGCCAATGGTATTCCCGCGAGAATAATATAGGAGTAGCACTCCAAAGGAGAGATTATGATAGAGATTTCCCAACTGAAATTCGACGACAAGGGGCTCATCCCCGCCATCGTGGCCGACGCCGCCACCAAGCGCGTGCTCACGCTTGCCTATATGAACGAGGAGAGCCTGCGCATTACGCTCGAGAAAGAACTCACCTGTTTCTATAGCCGTTCGCGTCAGACGCTGTGGCTCAAGGGCGAGACCAGCGGCAACTACCAACACGTGGTATCCATCACGGCGGACTGCGACAACGACGCTCTGTTGGTACTGGTCAATCCCGACGGCCCCGCCTGCCACACGGGCGCGACGTCCTGCTTCTTCAACACCCTCTGTGAGAGCGAGACCAACTATTCCTTCTCGTTGGAGACCTTGATGCGGCAGATCGAGGGGCGCAAGACCGAGAAGAAAGAGGGCTCCTACACGACCTACCTCTTCGAGAAAGGCCGCGACAAGATACTCAAAAAGGTGGGGGAGGAGAGCACCGAGGTTATCATCGCGGGCAAGGCAGACGACAAAAAGGAAACCGTGTACGAGATCGCCGACCTCGTCTATCACGTGATGGTTTTGATGGTGGATA
Protein-coding sequences here:
- the hisF gene encoding imidazole glycerol phosphate synthase subunit HisF yields the protein MITKRIIPCLDVRDGKVVKGTNFVGLREISSPVALAEEYSRMGADELVFYDITASSDGRKIFTDVLRETARNVFIPLTVGGGIYEVKDFDRVLKCGADKVSVNSGAIRNPSLIREAAKVYGNQCVVLSVDVKRVDGRFTVFAKGGRENTGLDALDWIRRGIDDGAGEIVLNSIDTDGVKNGFDLEMLRAVCDISNVPVIASGGAGCIDHFITLFKALPKVDAGLAASIFHFGEVAIRDLKAAMAANGIPARII
- a CDS encoding bifunctional phosphoribosyl-AMP cyclohydrolase/phosphoribosyl-ATP diphosphatase HisIE codes for the protein MIEISQLKFDDKGLIPAIVADAATKRVLTLAYMNEESLRITLEKELTCFYSRSRQTLWLKGETSGNYQHVVSITADCDNDALLVLVNPDGPACHTGATSCFFNTLCESETNYSFSLETLMRQIEGRKTEKKEGSYTTYLFEKGRDKILKKVGEESTEVIIAGKADDKKETVYEIADLVYHVMVLMVDMDISIDDVVKELASRHVIDKKVKQEKMV